TGGAGGCCACGCGCGGGATGGTGATCACCTACGGCGGCCGGGTGGTGAACGCGCCGTATCACTCGACGTGCGGCGGCGAGACGGCCCGGCCGTCCGAGGTGTGGCACGCGCCCGATGAACCCTATCTCCAGCGGGTGAGCGACCGCATCCCGGGCACCGACCGGTATTACTGCGATATCGCGCCCCGGTTCACGTGGACGCGCACGCTCTCGGCCGGCGATCTGAACGCCGCCGTGCTCCGCTACCTCAAGGCGTACGTCGCCGTGCCGGGCGGCAACCCCGGCCTGGTGCGGAGCGTGCGCGTCACCGGCCGCACGCCGTCGGGCCGCGTGGGAACGCTGGGCGTGGAGACCACGCGGGGGTCGTACACGCTCCGCGGTAACGACATGCGGTTCGTGCTCCGCGCACCCGGTGGCGAGATCCTCAACAGCACGTATTTTTCCGTGGCCAGCGAGCCCACGCGCGACGGCATGCTGGTGCGCCTGGTGCTCGACGGCCGCGGCTATGGTCACGGCGTGGGGATGTGTCAGTGGGGCGCGATCGGGCGGGCGCGGGCGGGGCAGGATTTCCAGACGATCCTGCGGACCTACTATCCCGGCACGGCGCTGGCCGTGGCCGAGCAGGGGCGGGCGGAGAGGGCGCAATGACAGATAGTGTTCGCATTGGACTCGTGGGCGCCGGCGCCATCGCGCAGCTGGCGCATCTTCCCGTGCTCAGCAAGATGCGCGGCGTTCATCTGGCGGCGATCTGCGACAACGACCGCGCCAAGGCGCAGGCGCTCGCCGAACGATTCGAGATCCCCGATGTCGTGACCGACATCGAGGACCTGCTCGAGATCGACGAGATCGACGCCGTGATCATCGCCACGCCCAACCATCTGCACGAGCCGCACGTGGCGAGCGCGCTGGCCGCGCACAAGCACGTGCTGTGCGAGCGTCCGTTGGCGCTCTCCGCGCGCGGCATCGAGCGCCTGCTCGAGGCCGCCCAGCGCGCCGATCGATTCATGGTCGTGGCCAACAATCACCGGTTCCGCACCGACGTGCAGGCCCTGGACCGGTTCCTCCGCGGCGGCGAGTTGGGGCGCGTGAACGGCGTGCGCGCCGGCGCCTACCACTTCAAGCGGCCCGACGCCGGTTGGCGCCAGCGGCGCGCCGAGTCGGGCGGTGGCGCGTTCTTCGACTACGGCATCCCGCTGCTCGATCTGGCGCTGTGGCTGGCCGACTTCCCGGAACCGCGTCGGGTGAGTGCCTACATCGAGCGGCCCGCGGTTGCCGGCGCGGTGGAGGACGCGATGCTCGTGCATCTCGAATGCCGCAACGGCGCCACGCTCGCGTTCGACGTGTCGAGCGCGTATGTGGGGCAGGAGGAGCGGTGGTGGTTCGAGGTGCTGGCCGCCCGCGGCAGCGCGCGGCTGGCGCCGCTCCGCGTGGTCAAGGAGTTGAACGGCCGTCCGTTCGACGTGTCCCCCAGCGGGGCCGCCGGCCGCGAGAGCGCGTTCATCCAGTCGTACCGCGCCGAGCTCGCGCACTTCCTGGCCGTCGTCCGCGGCGCATCGGCGTACGAGGCGCCCACCGATCAGGTCCTGCTGCATCGCGTCGTCGAGGCGATCTACCGGTCGGCGGACGAGGGGCACGAGATCACCCTGTGACCATGCGCGTCCTCAAGCCCGATCGCGCCGAGCTCGCCGCCGTGTTGGCGTCGGCCCTGCTGTTCTTCTACGCGTTCCCGCCGTTCACGCTGGTGGGGCCGGCGTTCGTGTGCCTCGTGCCGCTCGCCATCGCCATCGCGAGGGCCGCCGATCGCGGCGATCCGGCGTGGACCGGCATCCGGCTCGGCACCTGGTTCGGGATCTTCGCCTACGGCGCCGCCATCTACTGGATCGCCACGGCGCTGCTCATCTTCACCAACCTGGCCATCCTCGGCTACCTGGGCGCGCTGTTCGTGATCACGGTGACGCTGGCCGCCACCGGGGGCGCGCTGTTCGTGGCGCGGCGGATCACGCGCTGGCCCATGGCCGCGCTGCTCCCCGTGGTGTGGGTGGCATCGGAGATGGCGTTCAATCACATGTCCGCGCTGGCGTTTCCCTGGCTGCCGCTGGGGCTGGCCACCGCCAGGACGCCGGTGCTGGCGCAGATCGCCGACCTCAGCGGCGTGCACGGCGTGAGCTTCTGGATTGCGCTCACCAACGGGCTGGTGGCCGACATGTGGCTATCGCGCGGCGACCGGCGGGGCAACCTGCGGCGCGGCGCGGCGATCGCCGCGATGGCGGTGGCAGTGGTGGCGTACGGCCGCTGGCGCATGCGCACGATCCCGCTCCGGCCGCTCGCGCACATCGGCATCGTGCAGCCCAACGTGCCCGAGGACGAGAAGTGGCAGGCCGACAACCTCGGCAAGATCATCGGCCTCATGGCCAACGGCACGCACCAGGCACTGGCGCAAGGGCATCCGCAACTCGTGATCTGGCCGGAGGTGGCCCTTCCCGACTACATGTATCGACACCCGGAGTGGTCGGACAGCATCCGCAACCTGACCATGGAGTCCGGCACGCCGCTGCTCACCGGGATGCTCGATCTGGTGTGGCATTCGAAGACCGACTACCAGTACTACAACGCCGCGTTGCTGGTGGATGCCTACGGCCGCCAGACGCAGGCCATCTATCACAAGCGCCACCTGGTGCCGATCGTGGAGCGCGTGCCGTTCGTCAACCCCGAGTGGTTCCGCTGGGCGGGCCAGTATTTCGGCGGCTACGGGGTGGGCGACGGCCCGGTGGTGTACCACCTGCCGTTCGGCAGCTTCGGCGTGCTCATCTGCTACGAGTCGATCTTCCCCGGGGAATCGCGCCAGTACCGCAACGACGGCGCCGATTTCCTCATCAACATCACCAACGACGCGTGGTTCGGGCACAGCCTGGCGCCGTACCAGCACTTCGCGCACCTCGCGCTGCGCGCCATCGAGAACCGCACCGCCGTCGTGCGGTCGGCCAACACCGGCATCTCGGGGTGGATCGACCCGCTGGGCCGCGTGCGCGCCGCCACGCCGATCTTCGTGCCGGCGGCGCAGACGTACGACGTCCTGACCAGCGACGTGCGCACTCCCTACGACGCGATGGGAGACATCGTGGGGCTGCTGTCCGTGGTCGCCACGCTGGCCCTGGTGGGGCGCGACTGGTGGTCGCGGCGCACCGTGCGTCGGAGATCGGCGTGAGCGCGTCGGTGGGCATCGACGTCGGCGGCACGTTCACCGACCTCGTCTCCATCGATGTCGACGGCACGGTGGAGACGCGCAAGGTGTTGAGCACGCCCGCCGATCAGAGCCAGGGCGTGGAACAGTCGCTGCGCGCCCTCGGCCGCGCCGACGTGGAGCGCGTGGTGCACGGCACCACCGTGGCCACCAACATGCTGCTCGAACGCGCCGGGGCGCGCGTGGTGCTCTGCGCCACGGCCGGCTTCACCGACCTGCTCGAACTGCGCCGCCAGGTGCGCGCCTCGCTGTACGATCTCACCCGCCACCAGCCGCCGCCGCTCGTGGCCGCCGACTGCGTGGTGCCGGTGGACGAACGCATCGCGCCCGAAGGCGTCATCCGCGCCCTCACGGCGGCGGCGATCGACGAGGCCGTGGCGCGGGTGAAGGCACTCGCGCCCGACATCGTGGCCGTGGCGCTGCTGCACGCCTACCGCGATCCGTCGCACGAACGGGGGCTGGCCGCGGCGCTCCGCGCGCGGTTGGACGGCGTGGACGTGGTCTGCTCGTCCGACGTGTTCCCCGAGATCCGCGAGTACGAACGCACGGCCACCACGGCCGCCGAAGCGTACCTGCGACCCGGCGTGGCCCGCTACGTGCGGCGCCTGGCCGAACGGCTGCGCGCGATGTCGCTGCCCGCGCTGGGCGTGATGACGTCCAGCGGCGGCATGCGTTCGGCGCACGACGCGTCGTCGGGCGCGGCGCAGCTGGCGCTCTCGGGGCCGGCGGGCGGCGTGGTGGGCGCGGCCGCGGTGCTCCGCGCCGCGGGACTGCCGCGCGCGCTCACGGTGGACATCGGCGGCACGAGCGCCGACGTCGGGTTGATCCTCGACGGCGAACCGCTCGTGGAACCCGGCGGCGAGGTGGCGGGCGTGCCGATTGCGCTGCCCCGCGTGCTGGTCGAGACCGTGTCGGCCGGCGGCGGCAGCATCGCCTGGATCGACGACGGCGGCGCGCTGCGCGTGGGGCCGCGGAGCGCGGGGTCGGTGCCCGGTCCGATCGCGTTCGGCCGCGGCGGCGTGCAGCCCACGGTCACCGACGCCCACGTGATGCTCGGGAACATCCGCGCCGAGCGCATGAGCGGCGGCGTGCAGCTGGATGTGCAGGGCGCGCGCGACGGCATCGCCGCGATCGCCGTACGCCTGGGCCGGAGCGCGGAGGAGACCGCCCGCGCCATCGTCGCCACGGCCGACGCCACCATGGCCCGCGCCCTGCGCCGGGTGAGCGTGGAGCGCGGCGTGGATCCGCGACAGTGCACGCTCGTCGCGTTCGGCGGCGGCGGGCCGCTGCATGCGTGCGGGCTCGCCGACATCGTGGGCGCGGCGCGCGTGCTGGTGCCGCCGCACGCCGGCGTGCTCAGCGCCCTCGGCCTGGCGATGACCGCCGAACGGCGCGAAGGCATGGTGAGCGTGATGCGCCGCGCCGGTGCGTTGAGCGCCGAGGCGCTGGAGCGCGCGATGCGCGACGCCGAAGCGCGGTGCGACGGGCCCGGCGGCTGGTCGCGCAGCTGGTTCCTGCGGGCGCGGTTCGTGGGGCAGGGGCACGAGCTGGACGTGCCGGCCGCGCCGGGCGACGCCCCCGAGGTGGCGCGCGCGCGGTTCAGCGCGTTGCACAAGCAGCGTGTGGGGTTCGACCTGCCGGTGGACGTCGAGATCGTGAGCGTGCGCTGCGTGGTGAGCGACGCGGCGCGGAGCGTGCGGCTGGAGCGGCGCGGCGGCGCGGGGTGGAACGCCGACGCGCGCACCGACGACGGCGGCGCGTGCGAGGCCGAGCTCGCCGAGCCATGCTCGGTGGTGCTCCCCGACGCGACGATGCTCGTGGCCGAGGGCTGGCGCGCCCGCGCGCTGCCCATCGGGGGCTGGATGCTGGAGCGGATGCGATGAGCGATTTCGACGTGCTGGAGCTGAGCGTGATGGCCAACGCCTTCGCGATGATCGCCGAGGAGATGGGCACCGTGCTCGTGCGCAGTGCGCTCTCGCCCAACATCCGCGAGCGGCGCGACGCGTCGGCGGCGCTGTTCGACGCCCGTGGCCTGATGGTGGCGCAGGCGGCGCACATCCCGGTGCATCTGGGCGCGATGCCCGAGTCGGTGCGGGCCGTGATGGCGTGCGCCCCCGCGCCGGGCGACGTGTTCATTCTCAACGATCCGTACCGCGGCGGGTCGCACCTGCCCGATCTGACGCTCGTCGAAGCGATCGCGCAGGACGGCGGGACGGTGGGGTTCGCGGCCGTGCGCGCCCATCACGCCGACGTCGGCGGGATGAGCCCGGGCAGCATGCCGCAGGGAGCCACCGAGCTGGTGCAGGAGGGGCTGGTGATCCCGCCCGTGCGTCTGGTGGCGCGGGGCGTGCTCGACGAGATGATCCTGAACTTCATTCTCGCCAACGTGCGCACCCCGGACGAGCGGCGCGGCGACCTGCGCGCCCAGCTCGCGGCGTGCGCCGCCGGCGCGGCCGGATGGCGCGCGCTGCTGGCGCGCGAGGGGGCGGAGCGGGTGCATGCCGCGGTCGACGCCGTGCTCGACTACACCGAGCGCCGGGCGCGGGCCCGCGTGGCCGCGCTGGGCGCGCTCGACACGCGGGCCAGCGACGCGCTCGAAGGCGACGGCGTGAGCGACGACGCCGTGCCGGTGGTGGTGCGGGTGCAGGCGCTGGGCCACACGCTGCGGCTGGACTTCACCGGCAGTGCGCCCATCGTGCGCGGCAACGTGAACTGCCCGCTGGCCGTGACGCGCGCGGCGGCGGTGTTCGTGCTGCGCACGCTGCTCGACGACGACGTGCCCACCAACGAGGGCATCGCGCGCGCCATCGAGCTGGTGGTGCCCGACGACTGCGCGCTCAACGCTCGCTGGCCGGCGGCCGTGGCGGGCGGGAACGTGGAGATGTCGCAGCGTATCACCGACACGATCATGCTGGCGCTGGCCGGCGCCGGCGTGCCGGTGGCGGCGCAGGGGCAGGGGACGATGAACAACGTCACGTTCGGCGGAGCCGGCTGGACGTTCTACGAGACGCTGGGCGGCGGGCAGGGCGCGAGCGCCCGGGCCGACGGCCCCGACGCGGTGCACGTGGGGATGAGCAATACGCTCAATACGCCCATCGAAGCATTAGAGAACACATATCCCTTGCGCATCGAGGAGTACGCGGTGCGGCGCGGATCGGGCGGCGCCGGCGTGCATCGCGGCGGCGACGGCGTAGTGCGGCGGTACCGGGCTCTGGAACGGTGCACGGTCACGCTGATCACCGAGCGGCGGACCACGGCGCCGCGGGGCGCCGCCGGCGGCGCCGACGGCACGCGCGGACGGAATCTGCTCAACGGGGCCGAGCTGCCGGCCAAGTGCCGGCGGGAACTCGTGGCCGGCGACGTGGTGACGATCGAGACACCGGGTGGGGGCGGGTGGGGCGAACCGCCCAACCGCCCCAACTGAAGGCTCAAAGCCGCAAGCTGTTGGCTGTAAGCTGTTAGCAACGGCGCGGGGACCCTGTGGTGCCCCTGTCGCCGACCGTGCGCCCTGATGCGTCCCAGCGCCGTTGCTGATAGCTCCTAGCTGTCAGCTCACAGCTTTGAGCCTTCAGTTATCAGTTCCCGCCGTTTCATCCGGCGCCGTTATCGCTTCGCGCCGCGCTTCCCGCGCCAATCCCGCGCGCATCCGCTTCTCCGTGAGCGCCATCCGCATATGCACCGACCCGATCCCGAGCCACATCAAGCCGCCGGTGAACACCACGAACCCGATCCCCAACGCCACGTGGCCGAGCGCCACGTACGACAGCACGTGCGTCACCCCGTCCTTGACGGCGGCGGTGACGGCGAGCGGAACGCCGAGCATGATTCCCCACCGGGCCACCTCCCGGCGCCGGATCGGACGACGCGCCTCCTTCCACCACGCGAGTTCTTCCGGCGTCGGCGGGGGCTCGATCGGATGCGCTGTCTGGCGTTTCATGAACCAGGGAGGACGGCTCGACGTTGTCATCCAGCGCTCCCCCCCTTCAGCCGCTCCAGGTGTTGGAGCACGCCGGGCGGCAGCATGAGGCCATCGGCGATCTCCGCGATCTCTTCCGCCAGCCGCCAGTCGGATTCGAGCTCGGCCAGCTCCGCCTTGGTCGCCAGCCGTTCGCTCTCGTCTTGCAGGGCCATCTCCAACGCGAGCTTGATCTCGGCGGGGTAGAACACCATCCGGTTGATACCCGCGGACGGGGCCACCTTCGCCAGGTGGCGGATGTACGCCTCCGCGGAGCCGGCCTCCTCCAGGAGGCGCAGCGCGCCCTCGACGCGGCGGGGGCGCGCGCCGTCGAAGTTCGTCGCGGTGAGCACGGCGCGGAGTCCGCGCCGTGCCGCGGCGCCGGTGACCGGAGCGTCGTCCGACAGATTCCATCGCAGCGCCCACCCGAGATCTCCGTCCGGGACGAGGCTCGCGCTGTTGGTCCGCGCGGTGTTGAGTTTCACCACTCGGCCGTCGGCATCCGCCACCCGAGCGCCGTGCAGCCTCATCCGTTGCAGAAAATAGACGAACGCGAATCCGCCGAGGGCTGCCGTGTCGCCCATGCCGATGCTCGTCGTGAAGCTCAGCATCTGGAGTCCGATGAGTCCGGCGCCGACGCCGGCCATGGGCAGTCCGACCCGGCGCCACCGCTGTTGCAGCTCCCGCGCGTAGCGCCACGCGGCGATCTCCGGTCGGTTCGGCTTGCCCACGCGCACCAGCTCCAGCCCCTCGCGTGTTCTGGTGAGTCCGATGTTGTCGGTGGACGCCCGGAGCCGCGTGGCGCGGAACTGCCGCTCGCACTCCTCAATGGCTTCCCACCGCTCTTCCAGCGGCGTGAGATTCCACCGGTGGCATCGGGGGCAGACCACCCAGAGCCGCCCCTTCGCCGCATCGAACGCCAGCCGCTGCCCCACGGGGAAGGCCTCGATGACCTCGTTGGCGCCGAGCTTCGCGTTGCAATGGAGGCAGGTGGAATACATGGGGACGCCGGGGGCAGGGGTATACTTCCCTACTCATACGCCAGCGGATGAAGCGACGCAAGAACTGCAGGCCGAAAACCGTAAGCTGCGAGCGGTGAGCCGCTGGCAACGGCGCGGGGACCCGGTTGCGTCCCGGCCGCCGACGGCGCGCCCCGATACGTCCCGGCGCCGTTGCTGATAGCTCACCGCCGTCAGCTCTCCGCTGAGAGCCTTCAGTTATCGGTGTCCGCCGCTCCCGTGGCTTCACTCGCCTTTGCGACCGCCCGGAACACGCCGGCCTCGATGAACGTCCCCAGCAGCTCGGCGTCCAGCATCCCCTCCTTCGCCTCCGCCGCCAGGATGTCCAGCGCCCGCTCGTGGCTCACCGCCCGCTTGTACGGCCGATCGGTGGCCGTGAGCGCGTCGAAGATGTCCGAGATCGTCATCATGCGCGTCTGCACCGCGATCGCCTCGCCCTTGATCTGCCGCGGATAGCCGCGGCCGTCCAGCTTCTCGTGGTGCCCGTAGGCGATGGCCGGAATCCCCGCCAACTCGCGCGTCCACGGGATCTGCCCCAGGAACCGGTATGTGTGCGTCACGTGGGATTCGATCTCGCGCCGCTCGCGCTCGTCGAGATTGCCCTTGCGAATCATCAGAAACTGCAGCTCGTCGTCGTGCAGCAGCGGCCGCTGCTCGCCGTCGAAGTCCAGGTACGCCCGCTGATTGATCTCGTACAGCTCGTCGAACGTGCCCTCGGGCATGATCGTCGGCTCGTTGGCCTTCACGATGGCGTCCAGGAACCGCTCGAGCTCGGCGCGCTTGGCG
The Gemmatimonadaceae bacterium genome window above contains:
- a CDS encoding Gfo/Idh/MocA family oxidoreductase yields the protein MTDSVRIGLVGAGAIAQLAHLPVLSKMRGVHLAAICDNDRAKAQALAERFEIPDVVTDIEDLLEIDEIDAVIIATPNHLHEPHVASALAAHKHVLCERPLALSARGIERLLEAAQRADRFMVVANNHRFRTDVQALDRFLRGGELGRVNGVRAGAYHFKRPDAGWRQRRAESGGGAFFDYGIPLLDLALWLADFPEPRRVSAYIERPAVAGAVEDAMLVHLECRNGATLAFDVSSAYVGQEERWWFEVLAARGSARLAPLRVVKELNGRPFDVSPSGAAGRESAFIQSYRAELAHFLAVVRGASAYEAPTDQVLLHRVVEAIYRSADEGHEITL
- the lnt gene encoding apolipoprotein N-acyltransferase, translating into MRVLKPDRAELAAVLASALLFFYAFPPFTLVGPAFVCLVPLAIAIARAADRGDPAWTGIRLGTWFGIFAYGAAIYWIATALLIFTNLAILGYLGALFVITVTLAATGGALFVARRITRWPMAALLPVVWVASEMAFNHMSALAFPWLPLGLATARTPVLAQIADLSGVHGVSFWIALTNGLVADMWLSRGDRRGNLRRGAAIAAMAVAVVAYGRWRMRTIPLRPLAHIGIVQPNVPEDEKWQADNLGKIIGLMANGTHQALAQGHPQLVIWPEVALPDYMYRHPEWSDSIRNLTMESGTPLLTGMLDLVWHSKTDYQYYNAALLVDAYGRQTQAIYHKRHLVPIVERVPFVNPEWFRWAGQYFGGYGVGDGPVVYHLPFGSFGVLICYESIFPGESRQYRNDGADFLINITNDAWFGHSLAPYQHFAHLALRAIENRTAVVRSANTGISGWIDPLGRVRAATPIFVPAAQTYDVLTSDVRTPYDAMGDIVGLLSVVATLALVGRDWWSRRTVRRRSA
- a CDS encoding hydantoinase/oxoprolinase family protein, which translates into the protein MSASVGIDVGGTFTDLVSIDVDGTVETRKVLSTPADQSQGVEQSLRALGRADVERVVHGTTVATNMLLERAGARVVLCATAGFTDLLELRRQVRASLYDLTRHQPPPLVAADCVVPVDERIAPEGVIRALTAAAIDEAVARVKALAPDIVAVALLHAYRDPSHERGLAAALRARLDGVDVVCSSDVFPEIREYERTATTAAEAYLRPGVARYVRRLAERLRAMSLPALGVMTSSGGMRSAHDASSGAAQLALSGPAGGVVGAAAVLRAAGLPRALTVDIGGTSADVGLILDGEPLVEPGGEVAGVPIALPRVLVETVSAGGGSIAWIDDGGALRVGPRSAGSVPGPIAFGRGGVQPTVTDAHVMLGNIRAERMSGGVQLDVQGARDGIAAIAVRLGRSAEETARAIVATADATMARALRRVSVERGVDPRQCTLVAFGGGGPLHACGLADIVGAARVLVPPHAGVLSALGLAMTAERREGMVSVMRRAGALSAEALERAMRDAEARCDGPGGWSRSWFLRARFVGQGHELDVPAAPGDAPEVARARFSALHKQRVGFDLPVDVEIVSVRCVVSDAARSVRLERRGGAGWNADARTDDGGACEAELAEPCSVVLPDATMLVAEGWRARALPIGGWMLERMR
- a CDS encoding hydantoinase B/oxoprolinase family protein; its protein translation is MSDFDVLELSVMANAFAMIAEEMGTVLVRSALSPNIRERRDASAALFDARGLMVAQAAHIPVHLGAMPESVRAVMACAPAPGDVFILNDPYRGGSHLPDLTLVEAIAQDGGTVGFAAVRAHHADVGGMSPGSMPQGATELVQEGLVIPPVRLVARGVLDEMILNFILANVRTPDERRGDLRAQLAACAAGAAGWRALLAREGAERVHAAVDAVLDYTERRARARVAALGALDTRASDALEGDGVSDDAVPVVVRVQALGHTLRLDFTGSAPIVRGNVNCPLAVTRAAAVFVLRTLLDDDVPTNEGIARAIELVVPDDCALNARWPAAVAGGNVEMSQRITDTIMLALAGAGVPVAAQGQGTMNNVTFGGAGWTFYETLGGGQGASARADGPDAVHVGMSNTLNTPIEALENTYPLRIEEYAVRRGSGGAGVHRGGDGVVRRYRALERCTVTLITERRTTAPRGAAGGADGTRGRNLLNGAELPAKCRRELVAGDVVTIETPGGGGWGEPPNRPN